The Gracilibacillus caseinilyticus genome segment AGCCAATGCCTTTGTACCCGAGGTTTCCAAGCGTTAATACCTGTTTTTCGTTTAATGCGCCATATGGAGCTCTAAACCATGACGTTTCTTGACCGGTCGCATGTAATATTTGTGTGCTGGTTTTACGAATTTCCCATTGCATTTTCTGTATATCTGATTCCGCTAAGTTAGGGTGCCAGAAGGTATGATTTCCAATAGCATGTCCTTCCGATACAATCCGTTTGGCTATCTCTACATGTTTTTCTACCCGCGTTCCCACTAAGAAAAAAGTAGCTTTCACTTGGTTTTTCTTTAAAATATCCAAAATTTCTGGTGTGTATCGCTGGTCTGGGCCGTCATCGAATGTGAGAGCAATGATCTTCTCATCTACTTCACCTTCATACAACATGAGATTAGGGAATTTAGCTTGTAACGGATACTTGGTTGATTGGGCATGAGAGGTTATAGGGAAATTACATGTTAGAAGTAGTGAAATTCCTAAGAAGAGAAAAACTCGA includes the following:
- a CDS encoding polysaccharide deacetylase family protein; protein product: MLPRVFLFLGISLLLTCNFPITSHAQSTKYPLQAKFPNLMLYEGEVDEKIIALTFDDGPDQRYTPEILDILKKNQVKATFFLVGTRVEKHVEIAKRIVSEGHAIGNHTFWHPNLAESDIQKMQWEIRKTSTQILHATGQETSWFRAPYGALNEKQVLTLGNLGYKGIGWSLDTEDWRSPGESAITNQVINHVHPGAIILMHSAGHWTQDLSGTVDSVSKLIPTLKKHGYQFVTIPDLWELSQHK